One segment of Candidatus Paceibacterota bacterium DNA contains the following:
- a CDS encoding choice-of-anchor R domain-containing protein: MKKNRNNDLSLCRGQAVLIAAIFFLLISSVVIFGIAIPISKQIAVASDLFKSKESFFLAEGGLEDVFYRLANGYEVLSSEQLNFGDYNVNIAITDAGQNKVIVAEADRGSYFRKIKSELFLGEGNSFNYAVQSGNGGFRIEGGATVNGNIYSNGDVIGLSGVTVTGSVVAASSPTVFPNQSNSSPSIPPNDLTFGSSNGNQDFAQSFRLSESGAVYKARMYMRKSGSPSNITVKIAFDNNGLPGAMVSGAQVTLPAGSVGTSYGWVEVVFGSQPYIQSDTTYWLVLDKANNSGSYTIGANTDYASGVGKVGRFGSTWNDTFPSGLDGYFEIFIDGFVSKIEGEGGSQWYQPFNINGDSWANTIIQTRTYGTMYCQNSINNYPGPSGTPCDTSRADPAPQGFPISDSNIQSWKDEVSDSISNSDLWEQSETMTVPWDGINKNTPLKVNGNLTISCNNGYQAVFSDLLVTGNMSIGSSCTTIINGFLKVNGNLSMSGGDTNILMPTKTVWVGGNIDFGTKKLQLHSSYLNDSGIILVDGRANIGGSFVFEGSGQPTSFPILVSTSLCPFGASCGGNPAISVAGSAGAAVVVAPYGTLRLAGGSGVKAMVAHRIEISGSGEVNYESGLADITFSSGPSGGWNVLNWREVE, from the coding sequence ATGAAAAAAAATAGAAATAACGACTTATCACTTTGCCGAGGCCAAGCTGTCTTGATTGCTGCTATTTTCTTTTTGCTTATTTCTTCTGTTGTAATTTTTGGAATTGCTATTCCGATTTCAAAGCAAATTGCCGTGGCCTCCGACCTTTTTAAATCAAAAGAAAGCTTTTTTCTAGCCGAAGGCGGATTAGAAGACGTTTTTTATAGACTGGCTAACGGGTATGAGGTTTTGTCGTCCGAGCAACTTAACTTTGGTGATTATAATGTAAATATTGCTATTACTGATGCCGGTCAAAATAAGGTGATTGTCGCTGAAGCGGACAGAGGGTCTTATTTTCGTAAAATAAAAAGCGAATTATTTTTAGGTGAAGGTAATTCGTTTAATTATGCCGTCCAGTCAGGTAACGGAGGTTTTCGTATAGAGGGTGGGGCGACCGTGAATGGCAATATTTATTCTAATGGTGATGTTATTGGTCTTAGTGGTGTAACAGTAACCGGCTCTGTCGTAGCGGCAAGTAGCCCGACAGTTTTTCCTAATCAATCCAATAGCTCTCCATCCATTCCCCCAAACGACCTAACCTTCGGTTCTTCAAACGGTAATCAAGATTTTGCTCAAAGTTTTCGGCTAAGCGAGTCCGGTGCTGTTTACAAAGCCAGGATGTATATGAGAAAAAGCGGAAGTCCGAGCAATATTACCGTCAAAATTGCTTTTGACAATAATGGTCTCCCAGGCGCAATGGTGAGCGGTGCACAGGTAACATTACCGGCCGGTTCGGTCGGCACATCCTACGGTTGGGTGGAGGTGGTTTTTGGTTCTCAACCATATATACAATCCGACACTACTTATTGGTTGGTCTTAGACAAAGCAAATAATTCTGGAAGTTATACAATTGGAGCAAATACTGATTATGCGAGTGGCGTTGGCAAGGTCGGGAGATTTGGTTCGACGTGGAACGACACCTTTCCTTCGGGGTTAGATGGCTATTTTGAAATATTTATTGATGGCTTTGTTTCAAAGATTGAGGGGGAAGGCGGTAGTCAGTGGTATCAACCTTTTAATATAAACGGCGACAGTTGGGCAAACACAATTATTCAGACTAGGACTTATGGCACAATGTATTGTCAAAACTCAATTAATAATTATCCAGGACCTAGCGGAACCCCATGTGACACATCTCGTGCTGATCCTGCGCCTCAAGGTTTCCCAATTTCTGATTCAAATATTCAGTCATGGAAGGATGAGGTTTCGGACTCTATATCTAACAGTGATTTATGGGAGCAGAGTGAGACAATGACTGTGCCGTGGGACGGAATTAATAAAAACACGCCCCTCAAGGTAAATGGTAACTTAACCATTAGTTGCAATAACGGTTATCAAGCAGTTTTCAGCGACCTTTTGGTTACTGGTAATATGAGCATAGGTTCAAGTTGCACGACAATAATAAATGGATTTTTGAAAGTGAACGGCAATTTATCTATGTCTGGTGGCGATACAAATATCCTAATGCCGACTAAGACTGTTTGGGTTGGTGGCAATATTGATTTCGGAACAAAAAAACTTCAACTTCATTCGTCATATCTTAATGATAGTGGAATAATTTTAGTTGACGGAAGAGCAAATATTGGTGGCAGTTTTGTTTTTGAGGGTTCGGGGCAACCAACAAGTTTTCCAATTTTGGTTTCAACAAGCTTATGCCCGTTTGGTGCATCGTGTGGGGGAAACCCAGCTATAAGTGTGGCCGGTAGCGCTGGGGCTGCGGTTGTTGTTGCCCCTTACGGAACCTTGCGACTTGCAGGTGGTTCTGGGGTAAAAGCGATGGTTGCTCACCGAATTGAAATTTCCGGAAGCGGAGAGGTGAATTATGAGTCTGGACTAGCTGACATAACATTCTCTTCAGGTCCGTCAGGTGGCTGGAATGTGTTAAATTGGAGAGAGGTTGAGTAA
- the tpiA gene encoding triose-phosphate isomerase: MKKIIIGNWKMNPETAEEAKRIFSGIKKLARDFKKTEIVICPPFVFLVSLSTSNLQLSNLKLGAQNIFEEDPKNGSRAFTGETSATMLKGLAVKYVILGHSERRARGETDEVVNKKIKTALKAGLTPVVCVGENERDSDGKFFEILKNQIKNTFAGLKKNDFSRIILAYEPVWAIGKSERDNLKGADLHEAVIFIRKVLSEIVGKPSAFNARIIYGGSVSSANVADIISNGRVSGILPGRASLDPKEMKEILIILEKLK; encoded by the coding sequence ATGAAAAAAATAATAATTGGTAATTGGAAGATGAATCCGGAAACGGCTGAAGAGGCCAAGCGGATTTTTTCCGGTATAAAAAAGCTGGCAAGAGATTTTAAAAAAACCGAAATTGTTATCTGCCCGCCGTTTGTTTTTCTTGTTTCACTTTCGACTTCCAACCTCCAGCTTTCAAACTTAAAGCTTGGCGCTCAAAATATTTTTGAAGAAGACCCGAAAAATGGCAGTCGGGCTTTTACCGGCGAAACGAGCGCCACAATGCTGAAAGGTTTAGCTGTTAAATATGTAATTTTAGGTCATTCTGAAAGGCGGGCGCGTGGCGAGACGGATGAGGTAGTTAATAAAAAAATAAAAACTGCTCTTAAAGCCGGCCTTACGCCCGTGGTTTGCGTTGGAGAAAACGAGCGCGATAGTGATGGAAAATTTTTTGAGATTTTAAAAAATCAAATTAAGAATACCTTTGCCGGACTAAAGAAAAATGATTTTTCAAGAATAATTTTGGCTTATGAGCCGGTCTGGGCGATTGGCAAGAGTGAAAGAGATAATCTCAAAGGTGCCGATTTACATGAAGCGGTAATTTTTATTAGAAAAGTTTTATCAGAAATTGTTGGTAAGCCGTCGGCTTTTAATGCCCGAATTATTTATGGCGGGTCGGTGTCTTCGGCTAACGTCGCGGATATCATTTCAAACGGTCGGGTTTCCGGAATTTTACCAGGCCGAGCCAGTTTGGATCCGAAAGAGATGAAAGAGATCTTAATAATCCTGGAAAAATTAAAGTGA
- the pgk gene encoding phosphoglycerate kinase: MRSLKGIGDLFGKKVLLRIDLNVPIKDGKALENFRIKKVLPTINFLKESGAKIILLSHLEDKNKNVLGLGPVYEYLRKYFPEIIFASDFSELKIAIQNAGAGDLILLENLRNWPGEKSCDENFINELASFGDIYINDAFSVSHREHASIVGLPKKLPSFTGFLFEEELKNLSKVFSPEHPFLFILGGAKTETKLPLFAKFIKTADYIFIGGVLANDFLKARGFEVGKSLVSKGIEEEIIRLSQNSKVILSQNVIVGNKDISIKKSIGNVSEEDAIKDVVVSDLEVLERVIQKSKFILWNGPMGNLEESFLEGTQKLAKLISQSPAKSIMGGGDTISALDDSVLEKFSFVSTAGGAMLDFLANETLPGIEALELGN; this comes from the coding sequence GTGAGAAGTTTAAAAGGAATTGGTGATTTGTTCGGTAAGAAGGTTTTACTGCGTATTGATCTGAACGTTCCGATCAAAGACGGTAAAGCTCTGGAAAATTTCCGGATAAAAAAAGTCCTGCCAACTATAAATTTTTTAAAAGAGAGTGGGGCTAAGATAATCCTTCTTTCTCATTTGGAAGACAAGAATAAAAATGTTTTGGGACTAGGGCCGGTTTATGAATATTTGAGAAAATATTTTCCGGAAATTATTTTTGCCTCGGATTTTAGCGAGCTTAAAATAGCTATTCAGAATGCCGGGGCCGGAGATTTAATTCTTTTAGAAAATTTAAGGAATTGGCCGGGTGAAAAAAGTTGCGATGAAAATTTTATTAATGAACTGGCTTCATTCGGTGATATTTACATAAACGATGCTTTTTCGGTCTCTCACCGAGAGCACGCCTCAATTGTCGGTTTGCCGAAAAAACTTCCGAGTTTCACTGGATTTTTATTTGAGGAAGAATTGAAAAATTTATCGAAAGTTTTTTCGCCCGAACACCCCTTTCTTTTTATTCTCGGCGGCGCAAAAACCGAAACCAAACTTCCACTCTTTGCAAAATTTATTAAAACTGCCGATTATATTTTTATCGGCGGTGTTTTAGCCAACGATTTTTTAAAAGCCCGAGGATTTGAAGTTGGAAAATCCCTTGTTTCAAAAGGCATAGAAGAAGAAATCATTCGGCTTTCACAAAACTCAAAAGTTATTCTTTCTCAAAATGTCATTGTCGGAAACAAAGATATCTCGATTAAAAAATCTATTGGCAATGTTTCAGAAGAAGATGCGATAAAAGACGTGGTGGTTAGTGACTTAGAAGTTCTTGAGCGAGTCATTCAAAAATCAAAATTTATTCTTTGGAACGGCCCAATGGGGAATTTAGAAGAAAGTTTTTTGGAAGGTACGCAGAAATTAGCCAAGTTGATTTCTCAAAGTCCGGCCAAATCAATTATGGGCGGTGGAGATACAATTTCAGCTTTAGATGACTCCGTTTTGGAAAAATTCAGTTTTGTCTCAACCGCCGGCGGCGCGATGTTGGATTTTCTGGCCAACGAGACTTTGCCGGGGATAGAAGCGCTTGAGCTAGGAAATTAG
- a CDS encoding HIT domain-containing protein, translating to MEKDCIFCKIARKEVSAHIVYEDENFMAFLDINPQTPGHVQVVPKEHYRWVWDVPNIGEYFEITRKIALAQRKAFKTEWILCRIIGDEQPHAHIWVFPAGDAEGHKSDLPENAEKIKENLE from the coding sequence ATGGAAAAAGATTGCATTTTTTGCAAAATTGCCAGAAAGGAAGTGTCGGCTCACATAGTTTACGAAGACGAAAACTTTATGGCTTTTTTAGACATCAATCCACAGACACCGGGACACGTTCAAGTTGTTCCCAAAGAGCATTACCGTTGGGTTTGGGATGTGCCTAATATTGGTGAATATTTTGAAATTACCCGGAAAATCGCCCTAGCCCAGAGAAAGGCCTTTAAAACAGAGTGGATTTTATGCCGAATTATCGGCGACGAACAGCCCCACGCCCACATTTGGGTCTTCCCAGCCGGAGATGCCGAGGGACACAAAAGCGACCTACCAGAGAACGCTGAAAAGATAAAAGAAAACCTTGAATAG
- the recJ gene encoding single-stranded-DNA-specific exonuclease RecJ, producing the protein MKEYSLAEVPVLAGDSGNDADILLKKLLYLRGLKTEAEIEKFLNPDYDEHLHDPFLLNDIEIAAERIISAIKENQKIIIYSDYDADGIPGAVMLRDFFEQINFKNFENYIPHRHNDGFGLHLEAVESFAEKNTRLIITIDCGTADVAQVKKANDLGVDVIITDHHEINGGGLPPALAVINPKRPDSTYPFPHLCGAAVVYKLIQALIQKGDFSWPSGKEKWFLDMAGLATLSDMVPLLGENRIFAYYGLKVLRKSRRPGLRQIFQKLRINQRFLSEDDITFMITPRINAASRMGSADDAFSFLTAKNFSEAEVAVLRLNKINDERKGLVAIIVKEIRGRIRDNDPGIHDRAVVIGNPNWRPSLLGLVANSLVEDFKRPVFLWGRDGENMIKGSCRSDGRADILAVMERTKDCFLEFGGHKMAGGFSVFFEKIHTLPERIFAVCDDLALENKIEGGILAIDGKLSSQDLTPKTFELIEKLSPFGVGNPKPVFLLENLEIKSIKKFGQGGKHVRITFLETDIPGICFFAKPEKFEDLVEGSRVDLAVNLEKSFFMNRPELRLRIVEVFKKI; encoded by the coding sequence ATGAAAGAATATTCTTTGGCGGAAGTCCCGGTTTTGGCAGGTGACTCGGGGAATGACGCCGACATTCTTCTTAAAAAACTTCTTTATTTAAGGGGATTAAAAACTGAAGCGGAGATAGAAAAATTTTTAAATCCAGATTACGACGAGCATCTTCACGACCCTTTTCTATTGAACGATATTGAAATTGCCGCTGAACGGATTATTTCTGCTATAAAAGAGAATCAAAAAATTATCATTTACAGCGACTACGACGCCGATGGTATTCCGGGCGCAGTAATGCTTCGGGATTTCTTTGAGCAAATCAACTTTAAAAATTTTGAAAACTATATTCCGCATCGACACAACGATGGCTTCGGCTTACATTTGGAGGCGGTTGAAAGTTTTGCTGAAAAAAATACTCGACTTATCATTACAATTGATTGTGGCACGGCGGACGTTGCGCAAGTCAAAAAAGCTAACGACCTTGGAGTTGATGTCATTATTACGGACCACCACGAAATAAACGGCGGTGGCTTACCTCCGGCTTTGGCGGTCATAAATCCCAAGCGACCGGACTCAACTTATCCTTTTCCGCATCTATGCGGGGCGGCGGTGGTTTATAAGCTCATTCAAGCTCTGATCCAAAAAGGCGATTTTTCTTGGCCGTCTGGCAAAGAGAAATGGTTTTTAGATATGGCCGGCCTGGCGACTCTCTCTGACATGGTGCCGCTTTTGGGAGAGAACAGAATTTTTGCTTATTACGGCCTGAAAGTTTTGCGAAAGTCGCGGCGGCCGGGTCTGCGTCAAATTTTCCAGAAATTGAGAATAAACCAAAGATTTCTTTCCGAAGACGATATAACTTTTATGATTACCCCTCGGATTAACGCCGCTTCCAGAATGGGCAGCGCTGACGACGCCTTTTCTTTTTTAACCGCTAAGAATTTTTCGGAAGCCGAAGTGGCGGTGTTACGGCTAAATAAAATCAACGATGAAAGAAAGGGTCTTGTGGCCATAATCGTAAAAGAAATTAGAGGAAGAATTAGAGACAATGATCCAGGAATCCACGACAGGGCGGTTGTAATTGGTAATCCAAACTGGCGGCCATCTCTGCTTGGTTTAGTAGCCAATAGTTTGGTTGAGGATTTTAAACGACCGGTTTTTCTTTGGGGTCGAGACGGGGAGAATATGATAAAAGGTTCGTGTCGTTCCGATGGCAGGGCAGATATTCTGGCTGTGATGGAGCGGACTAAAGATTGTTTTTTAGAGTTCGGCGGTCACAAAATGGCCGGCGGTTTCTCGGTCTTTTTTGAAAAAATTCACACTTTGCCGGAGAGAATTTTTGCGGTTTGCGACGATTTGGCTCTTGAAAATAAAATAGAGGGTGGGATTTTGGCAATTGACGGAAAATTGAGTAGCCAAGACTTAACTCCGAAAACTTTTGAATTAATTGAAAAACTATCACCTTTTGGTGTCGGTAATCCTAAGCCCGTTTTTCTTTTGGAGAATTTGGAAATAAAATCAATCAAAAAATTTGGTCAAGGAGGCAAGCATGTTCGAATTACTTTTCTGGAAACTGACATACCAGGCATTTGTTTTTTTGCCAAACCGGAGAAATTTGAAGATTTGGTGGAGGGAAGCAGAGTGGATTTAGCGGTCAACTTGGAGAAGTCTTTTTTTATGAATCGTCCGGAGCTTCGTCTGCGGATTGTTGAAGTTTTTAAAAAAATATAA
- a CDS encoding ribonuclease HI, with translation MNQKSQIIIFTDGASRGNPGPGGWGAIIAESGDVRINADENARGLTRIVELGGREEHTTNNRMELTAAIKALEFSHTLNSGGYTLIYTDSKYLIDGITKWIFSWEKRNWVTKNKEPVLNKDLWEKLLELTKFREIEWKYVGGHSGIAGNERVDQIATEFADGKATNLFSSDISKYKIDILNLNGEEKKKSSKNRSRSKAYSYLSMVEGVVEKHKTWAECERRVKGKSGARFKKALSAEEEKEIIKNWSL, from the coding sequence ATGAATCAGAAATCACAAATTATAATTTTTACAGACGGCGCGTCACGGGGTAATCCGGGCCCGGGGGGCTGGGGTGCCATCATCGCTGAAAGCGGCGATGTACGGATTAACGCGGATGAAAATGCACGCGGATTAACGCGGATTGTCGAACTCGGCGGGCGAGAAGAACATACCACCAACAACCGCATGGAATTAACTGCCGCAATAAAGGCTTTAGAATTTTCTCATACCCTAAACTCTGGTGGCTATACACTAATTTACACCGATTCAAAATACTTAATAGACGGAATAACTAAATGGATTTTTTCTTGGGAGAAAAGAAATTGGGTTACCAAAAACAAAGAGCCAGTTTTGAACAAAGATTTATGGGAAAAACTTTTAGAGCTGACAAAGTTTAGAGAGATAGAATGGAAATATGTTGGTGGACATTCCGGAATTGCCGGCAATGAGAGAGTAGACCAAATTGCCACTGAATTTGCCGACGGAAAAGCCACAAATCTTTTTTCAAGTGATATTTCAAAATATAAAATTGATATTTTAAATTTGAACGGGGAAGAAAAGAAAAAAAGTTCTAAAAATCGCTCTCGCAGTAAAGCTTATTCGTATTTAAGTATGGTAGAAGGTGTGGTCGAGAAGCATAAAACTTGGGCAGAGTGTGAGAGGAGGGTAAAAGGCAAAAGTGGCGCCAGATTCAAAAAAGCATTAAGTGCGGAAGAAGAAAAAGAAATTATAAAAAACTGGTCTCTCTGA